The following coding sequences lie in one Panicum virgatum strain AP13 chromosome 6N, P.virgatum_v5, whole genome shotgun sequence genomic window:
- the LOC120678608 gene encoding DEAD-box ATP-dependent RNA helicase 29-like: MDAAADPNTEPQRRPKRERSAGGGGSKKSGGSKKAKSGGFETMGLCEEVYRGVRHKGYRVPTPIQRKTMPLILAGADVAAMARTGSGKTAAFLLPMLHRLRRRDPGAGVRALILSPTRDLAMQTLKFTNQLGKFTDLRTCVIVGGDSMESQFEELAECPDIIIATPGRLMHHLNDVKDMTLRSVQYVVFDEADSLFTMGFAKHLHDILKKLSDTRQTLLFSATLPKALADFAKAGLRDPQMVRLDLDKKISPDLKLVFFTLRQEEKLAALLYLVRERISSEEQTIIFVSTKHHVEFLNILFREEGLEPSLSYGAMDQEARMIHISKFRARKTMLLIVTDVAARGLDIPLLDNVVNWDFPAKPKLFVHRVGRVARQGRSGTAYTFVTSEDMPYLLDLHLFLSRPLKPAPTEEELLKDMDGINMKIDQAIANGESVYGRFPQTVLDLVSDGIKEVISSCTELIALEKPCANAFRLYLKTRAMPSKESIKRAKDLPREGLHPIFRDVLRSDELSALAFSERLKSFRPKQTILEAEGEAAKARNSKGSNQWLDVMKKKREVHEGIINLVHQKSSVDPRPEEEEDDISNWEKKEVCGTKRKSQSFRDEDCYISSVPQNQHLEDGLSVRNNEGFVENRLDAAVLDLVDDEASGMQTQKTRYHWMKNKFVKLNSGDRVTATGKIKTEGGAKIKASATGIYKRWQQRTHKSINIGGKSGNFAEEGTSSAGGYHGGNKKHFPGGRGCKFIPNANVPSEIRNPEQMQKSRHQKAMEITRLKNKSAKDGKFQKNRRPDGRGRGRGNGKGAGKGGFGKGKGPGKGGKGKGKVKGKGGR, encoded by the exons ATGGACGCCGCGGCGGACCCGAACACAGagccgcagcggcggccgaaGCGGGAGAGGTCGGCGGGCGGGGGCGGCAGCAAAAAGTCCGGCGGGAGCAAGAAGGCCAAGTCGGGCGGGTTCGAGACGATGGGGCTCTGCGAGGAGGTGTACCGCGGGGTGCGCCACAAGGGGTACCGCGTGCCCACGCCGATCCAGCGCAAGACCATGCCGCTCATCCTCGCGGGCGCCGacgtcgccgccatggcccgcACCGGCTCCGGGAAGACCGCCGCGTTCCTGCTGCCCATGctgcaccgcctccgccgccgcgacccgGGCGCCGGCGTCCGCGCGCTTATCCTCTCCCCCACGCGCGACCTCGCGATGCAGACGCTCAAGTTCACCAACCAGCTTGGCAAGTTCACAG ACCTCAGAACCTGCGTAATTGTTGGTGGCGATAGCATGGAGAGTCAGTTTGAGGAGCTGGCAGAGTGCCCTGATATCATAATTGCCACGCCAGGCAGGCTCATGCACCATTTGAATGATGTTAAGGACATGACTCTTCGTTCAGTGCAATATGTTGTGTTTGATGAAGCCGATTCCTTGTTTACAATGGGGTTCGCAAAGCACCTGCATGATATTCTAAAGAAGCTAAGTGATACGCGACAAACATTGCTCTTTAGTGCCACTTTGCCGAAAGCCCTTGCAGACTTTGCAAAAGCTGGTCTGCGTGATCCACAGATGGTCAGGCTCGATTTGGACAAAAAGATCAGTCCTGATCTCAAGCTTGTCTTCTTCACGCTGCGCCAGGAAGAGAAGCTTGCTGCATTACTGTATTTGGTCAGGGAGCGCATCAGCTCCGAGGAGCAGACAATAATTTTTGTTTCAACCAAGCATCATGTAGAGTTCTTGAACATTTTGTTCAGAGAAGAGGGTTTAGAACCTTCCCTATCCTACGGTGCTATGGATCAAGAAGCTCGTATGATCCATATTTCAAAATTCAGGGCAAGGAAGACCATGCTACTTATTGTGACAGATGTTGCTGCAAGGGGCCTGGATATTCCATTGCTGGATAATGTAGTTAACTGGGACTTCCCAGCAAAGCCTAAGTTATTTGTTCATAGAGTTGGTCGAGTAGCTAGACAAGGTAGAAGTGGAACAGCATATACATTTGTCACCTCAGAGGACATGCCATACTTACTGGACCTGCATCTTTTCCTTTCGAGGCCTCTCAAACCTGCTCCAACAGAAGAGGAGCTTCTAAAAGACATGGACGGCATAAATATGAAAATCGATCAAGCCATTGCAAATGGGGAATCAGTGTATGGGCGTTTTCCTCAAACAGTCCTTGATCTTGTCTCTGATGGAATAAAAGAAGTCATTAGTAGTTGTACGGAGCTGATTGCATTGGAAAAGCCATGCGCTAATGCTTTCAGATTGTATCTGAAGACTCGTGCTATGCCTTCTAAAGAATCTATCAAAAGGGCAAAAGATTTACCTCGTGAGGGTCTTCATCCAATTTTCAGGGATGTTCTTCGGTCAGATGAGCTTTCAGCTCTTGCATTCTCAGAACGCCTGAAATCATTTAG GCCAAAGCAGACTATTTTAGAGGCTGAAGGTGAAGCTGCTAAAGCAAGAAACTCTAAG GGTTCTAATCAATGGCTAGACGTGATGAAGAAGAAACGAGAAGTTCATGAGGGGATTATAAATTTAGTTCATCAAAAGAGTTCTGTTGATCCAAGGCCAGAG gaggaagaggatgacATTTCAAATTGGGAGAAGAAAG AAGTTTGTGGTACGAAGCGGAAGTCACAGAGCTTTAGGGATGAGGACTGCTACATAAGTTCAGTACCTCAGAACCAA CATTTGGAAGATGGGTTGTCAGTGAGGAATAATGAAGGATTTGTTGAAAATAG ATTGGATGCTGCTGTTCTTGATTTAGTTGATGATGAAGCCTCTGGTATGCAAACACAGAAAACTCGGTATCACTGGATGAAG AACAAATTTGTCAAGTTGAACAGTGGGGATCGTGTGACAGCTACTGGAAAG ATTAAAACGGAAGGTGGTGCAAAGATAAAGGCATCCGCAACTGGGATCTATAAGAGATGGCAGCAGAGGACACACAAATCTATCAATATTGGTGGGAAATCTGGCAACTTTGCAGAAGAGGGCACATCCAGTGCAG GTGGCTATCATGGAGGGAACAAGAAACACTTCCCAGGTGGCCGAGGATGCAAGTTCATACCGAACGCCAATGTGCCCTCTGAGATAAGGAACCCCGAGCAGATGCAGAAGAGCAGGCATCAGAAGGCGATGGAGATCACGCGGCTGAAGAACAAATCCGCGAAGGACGGCAAGTTCCAGAAGAACAGGCGGCCCgacgggagggggagggggagggggaacgGGAAAGGAGCTGGGAAAGGAGGGTTTGGGAAAGGGAAAGGGCCCGGTAAAGGAGGGAAAGGCAAGGgcaaagtgaagggcaagggcGGCAGATGA
- the LOC120678609 gene encoding RNA-binding protein 25-like isoform X3 — protein sequence MPRYPAPYPMVCPGFVPRPMPPPGVVSIQRPPMIPGIRGVPPLVAPAARPPPQAVKPADKPPTAVYVGKIAPTVDNDFLLSLLRLCGSVKSWKRAQDPSNGKPKGFGFCEFESAEGILRATRLLNKLSIDGQELVININDATKEYLKKYVEEKKRLEEKAKETENGDMDRTTAVAEIESSKPVPDESDKATEDAGDKDSEENTNKFGIITDEDSEADKDVAVKIRITIEEWLKTRPPPPPPPVQPSADSSGVDMTKPDSDDKNDADTDKKAVNETERSETGSPDKRKDRERDKDKRDKDFERYERERERERVRRDRERDREKDYKHREAEKLYRDRLKEWESREREKEYQRQNEKDKEKDRERDRRREILRQEDESDEEDNRKRKRRGSSTLEERKRRRQREKEEDLADKIREEEEIAEARRLAVELQRQADEAAAAAAAAAAEESDTLMDVDGDDEKETNAQNKPCVVEEDNIASFANGVGTGGGLHKQNNSDETSMAPGQIPDTKQNSNVPAKKLGFGLVGLGKRTSVPSVFAEEDDENNVDKSIRPLVPIDYSNEELQAVQANSSDGPNVAAAAEFAKRISVSNSKEEKTEAEKDRNRRSSEARVNDERREKIHDREKEKPKSENKKILDAKQLIDMIPRTKEELFAYDINWAIYDKHELHERMRPWISKKIIEFLGEEESTLVDYIVSCTKDHVQAEKMLELLQSILDVEAEMFVLKMWRMLIFEIKKVESGLSGRAKA from the exons ATGCCTCGTTATCCTGCTCCGTATCCTATGGTTTGTCCAGGCTTTGTTCCGCGTCCAATGCCTCCACCAGGTGTCGTGTCAATTCAGCGGCCACCAATGATTCCTGGGATCCGTGGTGTTCCACCTTTGGTAGCCCCAGCTGCCAGGCCACCTCCTCAAGCTGTTAAACCAGCAGATAAACCACCAACTGCAGTTTATGTTGGCAAGATTGCTCCAACAGTAGACAATGATTTCCTTCTTTCACTTCTTCGG CTTTGTGGATCTGTCAAGAGTTGGAAGCGTGCCCAAGATCCAAGTAATGGAAAACCTAAAGGTTTCGGATTTTGTGAATTTGAATCTGCTGAAGGCATTCTTCGTGCAACTCGGCTTCTCAACAAATTGAGCATTGATGGTCAGGAACTGGTG ATTAATATTAACGATGCCACCAAGGAGTACCTGAAAAAATATGTTGAGGAAAAGAAGAGGTTAGAAGAGAAGGCGAAAGAAACAGAAAATGGAGACATGGATAGAACTACAGCTGTTGCTGAAATTGAATCATCAAAGCCTGTCCCTGATGAATCAGATAAAGCAACAGAAGATGCTGGAGATAAGGACAGTGAAGAGAACACTAATAAATTTGGGATCATTACTGATGAAGATTCTGAGGCTGATAAGGATGTTGCAGTAAAAATCAGAATTACTATTGAAGAGTGGTTAAAGACTAGACCAccgcccccaccaccaccagttCAACCATCAGCAGATAGCTCTGGTGTAGATATGACAAAACCTG ATTCTGATGATAAGAATGATGCTGATACCGATAAAAAGGCAGTTAATGAAACTGAAAGATCAGAAACTGGCTCTCCTGATAAGAGGAAGGATAGAGAGCGTGACAAAGACAAACGGGACAAAGATTTTGAAAGGTATGAACGTGAACGGGAGCGTGAAAGAGTCAGGAGGGATAGAGAAAGGGATAGAGAGAAGGACTATAAGCATAGAGAAGCAGAAAAGCTATACAGGGATCGCCTTAAGGAGTGGGAATctagggagagagagaaagaatatCAACGACAGAATGAAAAGGATAAGGAGAAAGATAGAGAGCGTGACCGCAGAAGGGAGATCCTGAGGCAGGAAGATGAGAGTGATGAAGAGGATAATAGGAAAAGGAAGCGAAGGGGTAGTAGCACACTTGAAGAGAGGAAAAGGAGGAGGCAACGTGAAAAGGAGGAAGATTTAGCTGATAAAataagagaggaagaggaaattGCAGAAGCAAGGAGGCTGGCTGTAGAGTTGCAAAGGCAGGCagatgaagcagcagcagctgctgcagctgcagctgctgaAGAGTCTGATACACTTATGGAtgttgatggtgatgatgaaaaAGAAACAAATGCACAGAACAAGCCATGTGTTGTGGAAGAAGATAACATTGCTAGCTTTGCTAATGGTGTTGGTACTG GTGGTGGGCTTCATAAACAAAATAACAGTGATGAAACAAGCATGGCACCAGGTCAAATCCCAGATACCAAGCAGAACAGCAATGTCCCAGCAAAGAAACTGGGTTTTGGTCTGGTTGGCTTGGGTAAAAGGACATCTGTTCCATCAGTTTTTGCTGAAGAGGATGACGAGAATAATGTTGATAAAAGCATAAGACCTCTAGTACCTATCGATTACTCCAATGAGGAATTACAAGCTGTGCAGGCCAATTCTTCTGATGGGCCTAATGTTGCAGCAGCTGCTGAGTTTGCCAAGCGCATCTCAGTCTCAAATTCGAAGGAAGAGAAGACCGAAGCCGAGAAGGATAGGAATAGGAGATCCAGTGAAGCTCGTGTTAATGATGAGCGGAGGGAAAAGATTCATGATCGAGAGAAAGAGAAGCCTAAGTCAGAGAACAAGAAGATTTTGGATGCAAAACAATTAATTGACATGATCCCAAGGACGAAGGAAGAGCTTTTTGCCTATGATATAAACTGGGCAATATACGACAAG CATGAGTTGCATGAGAGAATGAGACCTTGGATTTCAAAAAAGATCATTGAATTTCTTGGGGAGGAGGAATCAACTTTGGTGGATTACATTGTGTCCTGCACTAAAGATCATGTCCAGGCAGAAAAGATGCTGGAGCTCCTACAGTCGATTTTGGATGTCGAGGCAGAGATGTTTGTCCTCAAGATGTGGAGGATGCTTATATTTGAGATAAAAAAAGTCGAATCAGGATTATCAGGAAGAGCCAAGGCGTGA
- the LOC120678609 gene encoding RNA-binding protein 25-like isoform X1 — translation MAAVAPPPDNMDPPPSTPTSSAPAAVTPPPAATSTPPNPGTPGPAAPSPNPNPHPAPVSTPPAAIAPPMPPAPVSFAASFRPLGAPPPPPPHQVPQYGVVPPNPGYPMAQPMQPPGVPGVMPPGAVRPPAMYAPPQPGAYMPQPGAAVPHPGMPRYPAPYPMVCPGFVPRPMPPPGVVSIQRPPMIPGIRGVPPLVAPAARPPPQAVKPADKPPTAVYVGKIAPTVDNDFLLSLLRLCGSVKSWKRAQDPSNGKPKGFGFCEFESAEGILRATRLLNKLSIDGQELVININDATKEYLKKYVEEKKRLEEKAKETENGDMDRTTAVAEIESSKPVPDESDKATEDAGDKDSEENTNKFGIITDEDSEADKDVAVKIRITIEEWLKTRPPPPPPPVQPSADSSGVDMTKPDSDDKNDADTDKKAVNETERSETGSPDKRKDRERDKDKRDKDFERYERERERERVRRDRERDREKDYKHREAEKLYRDRLKEWESREREKEYQRQNEKDKEKDRERDRRREILRQEDESDEEDNRKRKRRGSSTLEERKRRRQREKEEDLADKIREEEEIAEARRLAVELQRQADEAAAAAAAAAAEESDTLMDVDGDDEKETNAQNKPCVVEEDNIASFANGVGTGGGLHKQNNSDETSMAPGQIPDTKQNSNVPAKKLGFGLVGLGKRTSVPSVFAEEDDENNVDKSIRPLVPIDYSNEELQAVQANSSDGPNVAAAAEFAKRISVSNSKEEKTEAEKDRNRRSSEARVNDERREKIHDREKEKPKSENKKILDAKQLIDMIPRTKEELFAYDINWAIYDKHELHERMRPWISKKIIEFLGEEESTLVDYIVSCTKDHVQAEKMLELLQSILDVEAEMFVLKMWRMLIFEIKKVESGLSGRAKA, via the exons ATGGCGGCCGTCGCGCCTCCGCCCGACAACATGGACCCGCCGCCGTCCACTCCCACCTCCTCCGCTCCCGCCGCGGTCACCCCGCCCCCCGCCGCAACCTCCACCCCGCCGAACCCCGGGACCCCCGGCCCTGCGGCGCCAAGCCCAAACCCTAATCCACACCCCGCCCCCGTATCCACACCCCCGGCGGCCATCGCGCCGCCGATGCCTCCCGCGCCTGTCTCCTTCGCCGCCAGCTTCCGCCCGCTcggcgcccctccgccgccgccgccgcaccaggtGCCGCAGTACGGCGTGGTGCCGCCGAACCCGGGATACCCGATGGCGCAGCCGATGCAGCCACCGGGTGTCCCTGGCGTTATGCCTCCGGGCGCCGTGCGCCCgccggccatgtacgcgccgcCCCAGCCGGGCGCCTACATGCCCCAGCCCGGCGCTGCTGTCCCCCATCCCG GAATGCCTCGTTATCCTGCTCCGTATCCTATGGTTTGTCCAGGCTTTGTTCCGCGTCCAATGCCTCCACCAGGTGTCGTGTCAATTCAGCGGCCACCAATGATTCCTGGGATCCGTGGTGTTCCACCTTTGGTAGCCCCAGCTGCCAGGCCACCTCCTCAAGCTGTTAAACCAGCAGATAAACCACCAACTGCAGTTTATGTTGGCAAGATTGCTCCAACAGTAGACAATGATTTCCTTCTTTCACTTCTTCGG CTTTGTGGATCTGTCAAGAGTTGGAAGCGTGCCCAAGATCCAAGTAATGGAAAACCTAAAGGTTTCGGATTTTGTGAATTTGAATCTGCTGAAGGCATTCTTCGTGCAACTCGGCTTCTCAACAAATTGAGCATTGATGGTCAGGAACTGGTG ATTAATATTAACGATGCCACCAAGGAGTACCTGAAAAAATATGTTGAGGAAAAGAAGAGGTTAGAAGAGAAGGCGAAAGAAACAGAAAATGGAGACATGGATAGAACTACAGCTGTTGCTGAAATTGAATCATCAAAGCCTGTCCCTGATGAATCAGATAAAGCAACAGAAGATGCTGGAGATAAGGACAGTGAAGAGAACACTAATAAATTTGGGATCATTACTGATGAAGATTCTGAGGCTGATAAGGATGTTGCAGTAAAAATCAGAATTACTATTGAAGAGTGGTTAAAGACTAGACCAccgcccccaccaccaccagttCAACCATCAGCAGATAGCTCTGGTGTAGATATGACAAAACCTG ATTCTGATGATAAGAATGATGCTGATACCGATAAAAAGGCAGTTAATGAAACTGAAAGATCAGAAACTGGCTCTCCTGATAAGAGGAAGGATAGAGAGCGTGACAAAGACAAACGGGACAAAGATTTTGAAAGGTATGAACGTGAACGGGAGCGTGAAAGAGTCAGGAGGGATAGAGAAAGGGATAGAGAGAAGGACTATAAGCATAGAGAAGCAGAAAAGCTATACAGGGATCGCCTTAAGGAGTGGGAATctagggagagagagaaagaatatCAACGACAGAATGAAAAGGATAAGGAGAAAGATAGAGAGCGTGACCGCAGAAGGGAGATCCTGAGGCAGGAAGATGAGAGTGATGAAGAGGATAATAGGAAAAGGAAGCGAAGGGGTAGTAGCACACTTGAAGAGAGGAAAAGGAGGAGGCAACGTGAAAAGGAGGAAGATTTAGCTGATAAAataagagaggaagaggaaattGCAGAAGCAAGGAGGCTGGCTGTAGAGTTGCAAAGGCAGGCagatgaagcagcagcagctgctgcagctgcagctgctgaAGAGTCTGATACACTTATGGAtgttgatggtgatgatgaaaaAGAAACAAATGCACAGAACAAGCCATGTGTTGTGGAAGAAGATAACATTGCTAGCTTTGCTAATGGTGTTGGTACTG GTGGTGGGCTTCATAAACAAAATAACAGTGATGAAACAAGCATGGCACCAGGTCAAATCCCAGATACCAAGCAGAACAGCAATGTCCCAGCAAAGAAACTGGGTTTTGGTCTGGTTGGCTTGGGTAAAAGGACATCTGTTCCATCAGTTTTTGCTGAAGAGGATGACGAGAATAATGTTGATAAAAGCATAAGACCTCTAGTACCTATCGATTACTCCAATGAGGAATTACAAGCTGTGCAGGCCAATTCTTCTGATGGGCCTAATGTTGCAGCAGCTGCTGAGTTTGCCAAGCGCATCTCAGTCTCAAATTCGAAGGAAGAGAAGACCGAAGCCGAGAAGGATAGGAATAGGAGATCCAGTGAAGCTCGTGTTAATGATGAGCGGAGGGAAAAGATTCATGATCGAGAGAAAGAGAAGCCTAAGTCAGAGAACAAGAAGATTTTGGATGCAAAACAATTAATTGACATGATCCCAAGGACGAAGGAAGAGCTTTTTGCCTATGATATAAACTGGGCAATATACGACAAG CATGAGTTGCATGAGAGAATGAGACCTTGGATTTCAAAAAAGATCATTGAATTTCTTGGGGAGGAGGAATCAACTTTGGTGGATTACATTGTGTCCTGCACTAAAGATCATGTCCAGGCAGAAAAGATGCTGGAGCTCCTACAGTCGATTTTGGATGTCGAGGCAGAGATGTTTGTCCTCAAGATGTGGAGGATGCTTATATTTGAGATAAAAAAAGTCGAATCAGGATTATCAGGAAGAGCCAAGGCGTGA
- the LOC120678609 gene encoding RNA-binding protein 25-like isoform X2, translating to MSLLFVCAGMPRYPAPYPMVCPGFVPRPMPPPGVVSIQRPPMIPGIRGVPPLVAPAARPPPQAVKPADKPPTAVYVGKIAPTVDNDFLLSLLRLCGSVKSWKRAQDPSNGKPKGFGFCEFESAEGILRATRLLNKLSIDGQELVININDATKEYLKKYVEEKKRLEEKAKETENGDMDRTTAVAEIESSKPVPDESDKATEDAGDKDSEENTNKFGIITDEDSEADKDVAVKIRITIEEWLKTRPPPPPPPVQPSADSSGVDMTKPDSDDKNDADTDKKAVNETERSETGSPDKRKDRERDKDKRDKDFERYERERERERVRRDRERDREKDYKHREAEKLYRDRLKEWESREREKEYQRQNEKDKEKDRERDRRREILRQEDESDEEDNRKRKRRGSSTLEERKRRRQREKEEDLADKIREEEEIAEARRLAVELQRQADEAAAAAAAAAAEESDTLMDVDGDDEKETNAQNKPCVVEEDNIASFANGVGTGGGLHKQNNSDETSMAPGQIPDTKQNSNVPAKKLGFGLVGLGKRTSVPSVFAEEDDENNVDKSIRPLVPIDYSNEELQAVQANSSDGPNVAAAAEFAKRISVSNSKEEKTEAEKDRNRRSSEARVNDERREKIHDREKEKPKSENKKILDAKQLIDMIPRTKEELFAYDINWAIYDKHELHERMRPWISKKIIEFLGEEESTLVDYIVSCTKDHVQAEKMLELLQSILDVEAEMFVLKMWRMLIFEIKKVESGLSGRAKA from the exons ATGTCTCTTTTGTTTGTCTGTGCAGGAATGCCTCGTTATCCTGCTCCGTATCCTATGGTTTGTCCAGGCTTTGTTCCGCGTCCAATGCCTCCACCAGGTGTCGTGTCAATTCAGCGGCCACCAATGATTCCTGGGATCCGTGGTGTTCCACCTTTGGTAGCCCCAGCTGCCAGGCCACCTCCTCAAGCTGTTAAACCAGCAGATAAACCACCAACTGCAGTTTATGTTGGCAAGATTGCTCCAACAGTAGACAATGATTTCCTTCTTTCACTTCTTCGG CTTTGTGGATCTGTCAAGAGTTGGAAGCGTGCCCAAGATCCAAGTAATGGAAAACCTAAAGGTTTCGGATTTTGTGAATTTGAATCTGCTGAAGGCATTCTTCGTGCAACTCGGCTTCTCAACAAATTGAGCATTGATGGTCAGGAACTGGTG ATTAATATTAACGATGCCACCAAGGAGTACCTGAAAAAATATGTTGAGGAAAAGAAGAGGTTAGAAGAGAAGGCGAAAGAAACAGAAAATGGAGACATGGATAGAACTACAGCTGTTGCTGAAATTGAATCATCAAAGCCTGTCCCTGATGAATCAGATAAAGCAACAGAAGATGCTGGAGATAAGGACAGTGAAGAGAACACTAATAAATTTGGGATCATTACTGATGAAGATTCTGAGGCTGATAAGGATGTTGCAGTAAAAATCAGAATTACTATTGAAGAGTGGTTAAAGACTAGACCAccgcccccaccaccaccagttCAACCATCAGCAGATAGCTCTGGTGTAGATATGACAAAACCTG ATTCTGATGATAAGAATGATGCTGATACCGATAAAAAGGCAGTTAATGAAACTGAAAGATCAGAAACTGGCTCTCCTGATAAGAGGAAGGATAGAGAGCGTGACAAAGACAAACGGGACAAAGATTTTGAAAGGTATGAACGTGAACGGGAGCGTGAAAGAGTCAGGAGGGATAGAGAAAGGGATAGAGAGAAGGACTATAAGCATAGAGAAGCAGAAAAGCTATACAGGGATCGCCTTAAGGAGTGGGAATctagggagagagagaaagaatatCAACGACAGAATGAAAAGGATAAGGAGAAAGATAGAGAGCGTGACCGCAGAAGGGAGATCCTGAGGCAGGAAGATGAGAGTGATGAAGAGGATAATAGGAAAAGGAAGCGAAGGGGTAGTAGCACACTTGAAGAGAGGAAAAGGAGGAGGCAACGTGAAAAGGAGGAAGATTTAGCTGATAAAataagagaggaagaggaaattGCAGAAGCAAGGAGGCTGGCTGTAGAGTTGCAAAGGCAGGCagatgaagcagcagcagctgctgcagctgcagctgctgaAGAGTCTGATACACTTATGGAtgttgatggtgatgatgaaaaAGAAACAAATGCACAGAACAAGCCATGTGTTGTGGAAGAAGATAACATTGCTAGCTTTGCTAATGGTGTTGGTACTG GTGGTGGGCTTCATAAACAAAATAACAGTGATGAAACAAGCATGGCACCAGGTCAAATCCCAGATACCAAGCAGAACAGCAATGTCCCAGCAAAGAAACTGGGTTTTGGTCTGGTTGGCTTGGGTAAAAGGACATCTGTTCCATCAGTTTTTGCTGAAGAGGATGACGAGAATAATGTTGATAAAAGCATAAGACCTCTAGTACCTATCGATTACTCCAATGAGGAATTACAAGCTGTGCAGGCCAATTCTTCTGATGGGCCTAATGTTGCAGCAGCTGCTGAGTTTGCCAAGCGCATCTCAGTCTCAAATTCGAAGGAAGAGAAGACCGAAGCCGAGAAGGATAGGAATAGGAGATCCAGTGAAGCTCGTGTTAATGATGAGCGGAGGGAAAAGATTCATGATCGAGAGAAAGAGAAGCCTAAGTCAGAGAACAAGAAGATTTTGGATGCAAAACAATTAATTGACATGATCCCAAGGACGAAGGAAGAGCTTTTTGCCTATGATATAAACTGGGCAATATACGACAAG CATGAGTTGCATGAGAGAATGAGACCTTGGATTTCAAAAAAGATCATTGAATTTCTTGGGGAGGAGGAATCAACTTTGGTGGATTACATTGTGTCCTGCACTAAAGATCATGTCCAGGCAGAAAAGATGCTGGAGCTCCTACAGTCGATTTTGGATGTCGAGGCAGAGATGTTTGTCCTCAAGATGTGGAGGATGCTTATATTTGAGATAAAAAAAGTCGAATCAGGATTATCAGGAAGAGCCAAGGCGTGA